In one Gossypium hirsutum isolate 1008001.06 chromosome D09, Gossypium_hirsutum_v2.1, whole genome shotgun sequence genomic region, the following are encoded:
- the LOC107891265 gene encoding TBCC domain-containing protein 1 isoform X1 has protein sequence MTDPIGPSTSAIPNPSPTTLLHPRREPFEHGLLPMQKLIFTDPLQALTSLKQKLVSSSIQRVDSAALADALQISLDHARLVLDTLASVLHSESDPLVTSRFDDVDSVGADLLDLILFLYIQSYKRLLPRLHKDAAAVADVWPSTSAFDGYLSALSPLQLVRCNTRRFLPSQVDEEAHQLSYLQKHLANILSLLSESMEGEGEESLVISMEGFEHLGFLIQFEDKGSDGDFLSQAAPIFANSDPDMPAVPVPASQVLGWLLQNIASSLEHVTEKNPAKENGPPSGSDQDVVKASPSVRSPCFIEGVSKSSYVKQASDLKNSSLKVINCHDSVIYILAPLRYATIYGCSDATIVLGAVGKAVRVEHCERVHVIIAAKRVCIANCRECVFFLGVNHRPLIVGDNHKLQVAPYNTYYSRLEEHMTEVGIEATINRWDDTLELGMIDPHNSLSHPAGVSDAQAESATRLDPDHFTKFLIPNWLEGESTGSTKDNPFPLTDPCLTSQQKNQNNLGEIKQILREAPLEENLKRELSCALHVYFRDWLYASGNIRQLYCLQSD, from the exons ATGACCGACCCCATCGGACCATCAACGTCAGCGATTCCGAATCCAAGTCCGACCACTCTTCTCCACCCGCGACGCGAGCCTTTCGAGCACGGCCTCCTACCAATGCAGAAGCTCATATTCACTGACCCACTCCAGGCCCTAACCTCTCTGAAGCAAAAGCTCGTATCATCCTCCATTCAACGAGTCGACTCGGCGGCCCTCGCTGACGCCCTCCAGATCTCTTTGGACCATGCACGTCTCGTCCTCGACACTCTCGCCTCGGTGCTCCACTCCGAATCCGACCCTCTCGTCACCTCGCGCTTCGACGATGTTGACTCCGTTGGTGCTGATTTGCTTGATCTGATCCTGTTTTTGTACATTCAATCGTATAAAAGGCTTTTGCCGCGCTTGCATAAGGATGCGGCTGCTGTTGCTGATGTTTGGCCTTCCACCTCAGCATTTGACGGTTACTTGTCGGCCCTTTCGCCTTTGCAG CTTGTTCGCTGCAACACCCGTCGGTTTTTGCCATCACAGGTTGATGAAGAGGCCCATCAGCTGTCCTATCTACAAAAGCACTTGGCTAATATTCTGTCTCTTTTGTCAGAGTCCATGGAGGGGGAAGGTGAAGAGTCTCTG GTTATATCCATGGAAGGGTTTGAGCACCTTGGGTTTCTGATTCAGTTTGAAGATAAGGGATCTGATGGAGATTTCTTAAGCCAAGCAGCTCCCATTTTTGCTAATTCAGATCCAGACATGCCTGCTGTTCCTGTTCCAGCATCACAAGTTCTTGGTTGGCTTCTGCAGAACATAGCTTCCTCTTTGGAACATGTTACTGAAAAGAATCCTGCAAAAGAAAATGGTCCTCCAAGTGGCTCTGATCAGGATGTTGTCAAAGCCTCACCAAGTGTAAGGAGTCCATGTTTCATTGAGGGGGTCTCTAAATCATCTTATGTAAAGCAGGCATCTGATCTTAAAAATTCTTCTCTGAAG GTTATCAATTGCCATGATTCAGTTATTTACATTCTTGCGCCTTTGAGATATGCCACCATTTATGGATGCTCTGATGCTACTATAGTTCTTGGAGCTGTTGGCAAG GCAGTACGAGTCGAACACTGTGAAAGAGTTCATGTGATTATAGCTGCAAAACGGGTCTGCATTGCCAATTGTCGTGAGTGTGTATTCTTTTTGGGAGTGAATCACCGTCCCCTTATTGTTGGCGATAACCACAAGCTACAG GTGGCACCTTATAATACATATTATTCTCGGTTGGAAGAGCACATGACTGAAGTTGGCATCGAGGCAACTATCAATAGATGGGATGATACTTTGGAACTTGGGATGATTGATCCGCACAATTCACTATCTCATCCTGCAGGTGTTTCTGATGCTCAAGCTGAGTCAGCTACACGACTAGATCCTGATCACTTCACAAAGTTTCTG ATTCCAAACTGGTTGGAAGGTGAATCCACTGGGTCAACAAAGGATAACCCATTCCCCTTAACTGATCCATGCTTGACATCTCAACAGAAAAAT CAAAATAATTTAGGTGAGATAAAGCAAATATTGAGAGAAGCTCCCCTTGAAGAAAATCTAAAAAGAGAATTATCATGTGCTCTTCATGTATACTTCAGAGATTGGTTATACG CCTCGGGAAATATTCGGCAGCTGTACTGCCTACAAAGTGACTGA
- the LOC107891265 gene encoding TBCC domain-containing protein 1 isoform X3, with amino-acid sequence MTDPIGPSTSAIPNPSPTTLLHPRREPFEHGLLPMQKLIFTDPLQALTSLKQKLVSSSIQRVDSAALADALQISLDHARLVLDTLASVLHSESDPLVTSRFDDVDSVGADLLDLILFLYIQSYKRLLPRLHKDAAAVADVWPSTSAFDGYLSALSPLQLVRCNTRRFLPSQVDEEAHQLSYLQKHLANILSLLSESMEGEGEESLVISMEGFEHLGFLIQFEDKGSDGDFLSQAAPIFANSDPDMPAVPVPASQVLGWLLQNIASSLEHVTEKNPAKENGPPSGSDQDVVKASPSVRSPCFIEGVSKSSYVKQASDLKNSSLKVINCHDSVIYILAPLRYATIYGCSDATIVLGAVGKAVRVEHCERVHVIIAAKRVCIANCRECVFFLGVNHRPLIVGDNHKLQNWLSHSLCHSWGPLVLSTSAKSAKLSTLTGGWCCLALKCAPPFLFSFDFSMVCHIYGSLHPIKNCLY; translated from the exons ATGACCGACCCCATCGGACCATCAACGTCAGCGATTCCGAATCCAAGTCCGACCACTCTTCTCCACCCGCGACGCGAGCCTTTCGAGCACGGCCTCCTACCAATGCAGAAGCTCATATTCACTGACCCACTCCAGGCCCTAACCTCTCTGAAGCAAAAGCTCGTATCATCCTCCATTCAACGAGTCGACTCGGCGGCCCTCGCTGACGCCCTCCAGATCTCTTTGGACCATGCACGTCTCGTCCTCGACACTCTCGCCTCGGTGCTCCACTCCGAATCCGACCCTCTCGTCACCTCGCGCTTCGACGATGTTGACTCCGTTGGTGCTGATTTGCTTGATCTGATCCTGTTTTTGTACATTCAATCGTATAAAAGGCTTTTGCCGCGCTTGCATAAGGATGCGGCTGCTGTTGCTGATGTTTGGCCTTCCACCTCAGCATTTGACGGTTACTTGTCGGCCCTTTCGCCTTTGCAG CTTGTTCGCTGCAACACCCGTCGGTTTTTGCCATCACAGGTTGATGAAGAGGCCCATCAGCTGTCCTATCTACAAAAGCACTTGGCTAATATTCTGTCTCTTTTGTCAGAGTCCATGGAGGGGGAAGGTGAAGAGTCTCTG GTTATATCCATGGAAGGGTTTGAGCACCTTGGGTTTCTGATTCAGTTTGAAGATAAGGGATCTGATGGAGATTTCTTAAGCCAAGCAGCTCCCATTTTTGCTAATTCAGATCCAGACATGCCTGCTGTTCCTGTTCCAGCATCACAAGTTCTTGGTTGGCTTCTGCAGAACATAGCTTCCTCTTTGGAACATGTTACTGAAAAGAATCCTGCAAAAGAAAATGGTCCTCCAAGTGGCTCTGATCAGGATGTTGTCAAAGCCTCACCAAGTGTAAGGAGTCCATGTTTCATTGAGGGGGTCTCTAAATCATCTTATGTAAAGCAGGCATCTGATCTTAAAAATTCTTCTCTGAAG GTTATCAATTGCCATGATTCAGTTATTTACATTCTTGCGCCTTTGAGATATGCCACCATTTATGGATGCTCTGATGCTACTATAGTTCTTGGAGCTGTTGGCAAG GCAGTACGAGTCGAACACTGTGAAAGAGTTCATGTGATTATAGCTGCAAAACGGGTCTGCATTGCCAATTGTCGTGAGTGTGTATTCTTTTTGGGAGTGAATCACCGTCCCCTTATTGTTGGCGATAACCACAAGCTACAG AATTGGCTGTCTCACTCTCTTTGCCACTCCTGGGGACCTTTGGTCCTTTCAACTTCAGCCAAGTCAGCCAAACTCAGCACCCTAACTGGTGGTTGGTGCTGTTTGGCCCTGAAGTGCGCACCACcctttttgttttcctttgaCTTCTCCATGGTCTGTCACATTTATGGTTCATTACACCcaataaaaaattgtttatacTAA
- the LOC107891265 gene encoding TBCC domain-containing protein 1 isoform X2, whose amino-acid sequence MTDPIGPSTSAIPNPSPTTLLHPRREPFEHGLLPMQKLIFTDPLQALTSLKQKLVSSSIQRVDSAALADALQISLDHARLVLDTLASVLHSESDPLVTSRFDDVDSVGADLLDLILFLYIQSYKRLLPRLHKDAAAVADVWPSTSAFDGYLSALSPLQLVRCNTRRFLPSQVDEEAHQLSYLQKHLANILSLLSESMEGEGEESLVISMEGFEHLGFLIQFEDKGSDGDFLSQAAPIFANSDPDMPAVPVPASQVLGWLLQNIASSLEHVTEKNPAKENGPPSGSDQDVVKASPSVRSPCFIEGVSKSSYVKQASDLKNSSLKVINCHDSVIYILAPLRYATIYGCSDATIVLGAVGKAVRVEHCERVHVIIAAKRVCIANCRECVFFLGVNHRPLIVGDNHKLQVAPYNTYYSRLEEHMTEVGIEATINRWDDTLELGMIDPHNSLSHPAGVSDAQAESATRLDPDHFTKFLIPNWLEGESTGSTKDNPFPLTDPCLTSQQKNVNALSPTDEEEV is encoded by the exons ATGACCGACCCCATCGGACCATCAACGTCAGCGATTCCGAATCCAAGTCCGACCACTCTTCTCCACCCGCGACGCGAGCCTTTCGAGCACGGCCTCCTACCAATGCAGAAGCTCATATTCACTGACCCACTCCAGGCCCTAACCTCTCTGAAGCAAAAGCTCGTATCATCCTCCATTCAACGAGTCGACTCGGCGGCCCTCGCTGACGCCCTCCAGATCTCTTTGGACCATGCACGTCTCGTCCTCGACACTCTCGCCTCGGTGCTCCACTCCGAATCCGACCCTCTCGTCACCTCGCGCTTCGACGATGTTGACTCCGTTGGTGCTGATTTGCTTGATCTGATCCTGTTTTTGTACATTCAATCGTATAAAAGGCTTTTGCCGCGCTTGCATAAGGATGCGGCTGCTGTTGCTGATGTTTGGCCTTCCACCTCAGCATTTGACGGTTACTTGTCGGCCCTTTCGCCTTTGCAG CTTGTTCGCTGCAACACCCGTCGGTTTTTGCCATCACAGGTTGATGAAGAGGCCCATCAGCTGTCCTATCTACAAAAGCACTTGGCTAATATTCTGTCTCTTTTGTCAGAGTCCATGGAGGGGGAAGGTGAAGAGTCTCTG GTTATATCCATGGAAGGGTTTGAGCACCTTGGGTTTCTGATTCAGTTTGAAGATAAGGGATCTGATGGAGATTTCTTAAGCCAAGCAGCTCCCATTTTTGCTAATTCAGATCCAGACATGCCTGCTGTTCCTGTTCCAGCATCACAAGTTCTTGGTTGGCTTCTGCAGAACATAGCTTCCTCTTTGGAACATGTTACTGAAAAGAATCCTGCAAAAGAAAATGGTCCTCCAAGTGGCTCTGATCAGGATGTTGTCAAAGCCTCACCAAGTGTAAGGAGTCCATGTTTCATTGAGGGGGTCTCTAAATCATCTTATGTAAAGCAGGCATCTGATCTTAAAAATTCTTCTCTGAAG GTTATCAATTGCCATGATTCAGTTATTTACATTCTTGCGCCTTTGAGATATGCCACCATTTATGGATGCTCTGATGCTACTATAGTTCTTGGAGCTGTTGGCAAG GCAGTACGAGTCGAACACTGTGAAAGAGTTCATGTGATTATAGCTGCAAAACGGGTCTGCATTGCCAATTGTCGTGAGTGTGTATTCTTTTTGGGAGTGAATCACCGTCCCCTTATTGTTGGCGATAACCACAAGCTACAG GTGGCACCTTATAATACATATTATTCTCGGTTGGAAGAGCACATGACTGAAGTTGGCATCGAGGCAACTATCAATAGATGGGATGATACTTTGGAACTTGGGATGATTGATCCGCACAATTCACTATCTCATCCTGCAGGTGTTTCTGATGCTCAAGCTGAGTCAGCTACACGACTAGATCCTGATCACTTCACAAAGTTTCTG ATTCCAAACTGGTTGGAAGGTGAATCCACTGGGTCAACAAAGGATAACCCATTCCCCTTAACTGATCCATGCTTGACATCTCAACAGAAAAATGTAAATGCACTAAGCCCAACTGATGAAGAGGAAGTTTGA
- the LOC107891264 gene encoding outer envelope pore protein 16-3, chloroplastic/mitochondrial isoform X2: protein MDRSELRYYEDDDTPTMKTIKGATTGFVAGTIWGTVVATWYDVPRVERSVALPGLVRTLKMMGNYGMTFAAIGGVYIGVEQLLQNYKMKRSFVNGAVGGFVAGASILGFKGRSISTAISAGTALAVTSAVIDAGGQTTRIDTGKEYYPYTTKKRPADS from the exons ATGGACCGTTCAGAGCTTAGGTATTATGAGGATGATGACACGCCAACGATGAAAACAATCAAGGGTGCAACTACAGGTTTTGTTGCTGGAACTATCTGGGGAACTGTTGTTGCTACATGGTATGATGTGCCTCGTGTTGAGAGAAGTGTTGCCTTACCAGGGCTTGTAAGGACACTGAAGATGATGGGCAATTATGGAATGACATTTGCTGCCATTGGCGGAGTCTATATTGGTGTTGAGCAGCTGTTGCAGAATTATAAGATGAAAAGATCCTTTGTCAACGGTGCTGTTGGTGGTTTTGTGGCTGGGGCTTCCATTCTTGGTTTCAAAG GCAGGAGCATCTCAACAGCCATTTCTGCCGGAACAGCACTGGCTGTCACCTCTGCTGTGATTGATGCTGGAGGTCAGACAACAAGAATAGACACAGGCAAAGAGTATTACCCATACACCACCAAGAAAAGACCTGCCGATTCATAA
- the LOC107891264 gene encoding outer envelope pore protein 16-3, chloroplastic/mitochondrial isoform X1: protein MDRSELRYYEDDDTPTMKTIKGATTGFVAGTIWGTVVATWYDVPRVERSVALPGLVRTLKMMGNYGMTFAAIGGVYIGVEQLLQNYKMKRSFVNGAVGGFVAGASILGFKVIWMMAFLESFTSSKLKLVMVLWISTTIRTMAGASQQPFLPEQHWLSPLL, encoded by the exons ATGGACCGTTCAGAGCTTAGGTATTATGAGGATGATGACACGCCAACGATGAAAACAATCAAGGGTGCAACTACAGGTTTTGTTGCTGGAACTATCTGGGGAACTGTTGTTGCTACATGGTATGATGTGCCTCGTGTTGAGAGAAGTGTTGCCTTACCAGGGCTTGTAAGGACACTGAAGATGATGGGCAATTATGGAATGACATTTGCTGCCATTGGCGGAGTCTATATTGGTGTTGAGCAGCTGTTGCAGAATTATAAGATGAAAAGATCCTTTGTCAACGGTGCTGTTGGTGGTTTTGTGGCTGGGGCTTCCATTCTTGGTTTCAAAG TGATATGGATGATGGCTTTCTTAGAAAGCTTTACCTCTTCAAAATTGAAGCTTGTGATGGTTCTTTGGATCTCCACCACCATCCGTACAATG GCAGGAGCATCTCAACAGCCATTTCTGCCGGAACAGCACTGGCTGTCACCTCTGCTGTGA